The following are encoded together in the Nocardia sp. XZ_19_385 genome:
- a CDS encoding DUF4328 domain-containing protein, producing MTQLRLHGLRGLAIVISLLAVTVVLIQLVWCVQIWLANNTVVETHSWGKTASHGGIARMPFVYSTLGWFFAVLVAGVLLIVWLWRARANSEMLCPAKHRLGRGWIVGAWFTPILSFVFPAILVEDVVRASDPAAGGGRSTLKGVPHSGLVWAWWIVWAFAWVSVVVERVNFQATNEYHREIDEAADAWTSWAWSYTAMTLLFGLAAGLLIAILVRVEGWQARRDPVF from the coding sequence ATGACACAACTCCGACTCCATGGCCTGCGCGGGCTGGCGATCGTCATCTCGCTGCTGGCGGTCACGGTCGTACTTATTCAACTCGTCTGGTGCGTGCAGATCTGGCTGGCCAATAACACGGTTGTCGAAACGCACAGTTGGGGAAAGACCGCGAGCCATGGCGGCATCGCGCGCATGCCCTTCGTGTACTCCACGCTCGGCTGGTTCTTCGCGGTCCTGGTCGCCGGAGTGCTGCTGATTGTGTGGCTCTGGCGGGCCAGGGCCAACTCGGAGATGTTGTGTCCGGCCAAGCATCGCCTGGGTCGCGGCTGGATCGTCGGGGCCTGGTTCACCCCGATCCTCTCGTTCGTGTTTCCGGCCATTCTGGTGGAAGACGTTGTGCGGGCCAGTGATCCAGCGGCAGGCGGAGGTCGATCCACGTTGAAAGGCGTCCCGCACAGTGGGCTGGTGTGGGCGTGGTGGATCGTCTGGGCGTTCGCCTGGGTTTCGGTCGTGGTCGAACGAGTCAACTTCCAGGCGACCAACGAATACCATCGGGAGATCGACGAGGCTGCTGACGCATGGACGTCGTGGGCGTGGTCCTACACGGCCATGACACTGCTCTTCGGTCTCGCGGCCGGCTTGCTGATCGCGATTCTCGTGCGTGTCGAGGGGTGGCAGGCCCGGAGAGACCCCGTGTTCTAA
- a CDS encoding DUF1206 domain-containing protein: MAENSPSKEYDNSSSTAGRIAQNSVFERFARAGFIVSGIVHLIIGYIAIRIALGGAGGTADQSGAMTELAAKPGGIIALWVGTVAFALMALWRLAEAALGSSSRPDADSKTSEAIDRVKAFSLAVLYFTFALSAFGFARGSGKSSGSESAGPTAYLMRSTAGTIALVVVGLIIIAIGGYHIYKGAGQKFLDDLEGNTSNLVRRLGLIGYIAKGLAIAAIGLLVILAATRPEPDQATGLDGAFKTLGAQPYGVALLIIAGCGIITYGLYSFAMARYAKM; the protein is encoded by the coding sequence ATGGCCGAGAACAGTCCGTCCAAGGAATACGACAATTCGTCTTCTACCGCAGGCCGGATTGCTCAGAACAGCGTCTTCGAGCGTTTCGCGCGCGCGGGTTTCATCGTCAGCGGCATCGTCCACCTGATCATCGGCTATATCGCGATCCGTATCGCTCTCGGCGGTGCGGGCGGCACCGCCGACCAATCCGGGGCTATGACCGAACTGGCCGCTAAGCCCGGCGGGATCATCGCCTTGTGGGTGGGTACCGTCGCGTTCGCGTTGATGGCGCTGTGGCGCCTCGCGGAAGCCGCACTCGGCAGCTCGTCGCGACCCGACGCCGACAGCAAGACATCCGAGGCGATCGATCGGGTGAAGGCGTTCTCCCTGGCGGTGCTCTACTTCACGTTCGCCCTCTCCGCCTTCGGATTCGCCCGCGGCAGCGGCAAATCCAGCGGTAGCGAGAGTGCCGGACCCACCGCCTACCTGATGCGCAGCACCGCGGGCACGATCGCCCTCGTCGTAGTCGGATTGATCATCATCGCGATCGGCGGCTACCACATCTATAAGGGGGCTGGTCAGAAGTTCCTGGACGACCTCGAGGGCAACACCAGCAACCTGGTGCGACGGTTGGGCCTGATCGGCTACATCGCGAAGGGATTGGCGATCGCCGCGATCGGATTGCTGGTGATCCTCGCCGCGACCCGACCGGAACCGGACCAGGCCACGGGTCTCGACGGGGCCTTCAAAACCCTTGGCGCACAACCTTATGGTGTGGCGCTGCTCATCATCGCGGGCTGCGGCATCATCACCTACGGCCTCTACAGCTTCGCGATGGCGCGCTACGCCAAAATGTAG
- a CDS encoding glycoside hydrolase family 3 protein, producing the protein MTDADLARLARATLLASFSGTAAPPWLLRELEQGLGGVTLFAINGNMPSAEELAGLTAQLRTVSDPIVTLDEEGGDVTRLTHATGSPYPGSAALGVVDDIELTRRVHRSIGAELAAAGVNLDFAPSADVNTAPDNPIIGTRSFGSDPELVARHVRAAVAGLLDAGVVACVKHFPGHGDTREDSHLDVPVLEADLELLERRELVPFRAAIAAGVRAIMTGHLSVPSIGGATPATLSRAVVTGLLREHLGYEGVVVTDALDMKGASGSIGIPEASVRALAAGADLLCLGPKEHRDSVQDIVSAIVNAVRTGRLPRERLAGAADRVAELGKWLGEPSAVQVDRGVGLVAARRAIQVKGVLPVSKTPFVVQLSAPGNIAVGPVPWGLVSAGNEVDAKSTDPSDLLTHAAGRSLIIVLRNAHRHREQRTLTTALLAARPDAIVVEMGLPVWQPPGAVYIATYGAAHANSQAAAELLGLTGNEDAYILA; encoded by the coding sequence ATGACCGACGCTGACCTTGCCCGCCTGGCCCGGGCCACTCTCCTGGCTTCGTTCTCCGGAACGGCCGCGCCCCCATGGCTGCTGCGGGAACTGGAACAAGGCCTCGGCGGCGTCACGCTGTTCGCCATCAACGGCAACATGCCGAGCGCCGAAGAGCTCGCCGGGCTCACCGCGCAGCTGCGTACCGTCTCCGACCCGATCGTCACGCTCGACGAGGAGGGCGGTGATGTCACCCGGTTGACGCACGCGACCGGTAGCCCTTATCCGGGCAGCGCCGCACTCGGCGTTGTCGACGATATCGAGCTCACCCGACGGGTGCATCGCTCGATCGGCGCGGAGCTGGCCGCCGCGGGCGTCAACCTCGACTTCGCCCCCTCCGCCGATGTGAACACCGCACCGGACAATCCGATCATCGGGACACGGTCGTTCGGCTCGGATCCGGAGCTGGTGGCGCGGCACGTGCGCGCTGCGGTCGCCGGACTGCTGGACGCCGGCGTGGTCGCGTGCGTGAAACACTTTCCGGGCCACGGGGATACGCGAGAGGACTCGCACCTCGACGTGCCGGTGCTGGAGGCCGACCTCGAACTACTGGAACGGCGCGAGCTGGTGCCGTTCCGCGCCGCCATCGCCGCGGGCGTCCGGGCCATCATGACCGGGCACCTGAGCGTGCCCTCGATCGGCGGCGCCACCCCCGCCACGCTGTCGCGCGCAGTGGTTACCGGACTGCTGCGCGAGCACCTCGGCTATGAGGGCGTCGTCGTCACCGACGCGTTGGATATGAAGGGCGCGTCCGGCTCCATCGGCATCCCGGAGGCGTCAGTACGCGCGCTGGCCGCCGGAGCCGATCTCCTGTGCCTCGGCCCGAAGGAGCACCGAGACAGCGTGCAGGACATCGTGTCCGCGATCGTGAATGCCGTCCGCACCGGGCGACTGCCACGCGAGCGACTCGCCGGCGCCGCCGACCGCGTCGCCGAACTCGGGAAATGGCTCGGCGAACCCAGCGCAGTCCAAGTCGATCGAGGCGTCGGTCTAGTGGCCGCGCGGCGTGCAATTCAAGTCAAAGGCGTTCTGCCCGTGTCGAAGACGCCGTTTGTGGTCCAGCTGTCCGCGCCGGGCAACATCGCAGTCGGTCCCGTACCGTGGGGTTTGGTCTCGGCCGGGAACGAGGTCGACGCAAAAAGTACCGACCCATCCGATCTGCTGACCCACGCCGCCGGCAGATCGCTGATCATCGTGCTGCGCAACGCACATCGGCACCGCGAGCAACGAACGCTGACCACCGCACTGCTGGCCGCCAGACCGGACGCGATCGTGGTGGAGATGGGACTACCCGTGTGGCAGCCCCCCGGCGCGGTCTATATCGCCACCTACGGTGCCGCCCACGCCAATTCGCAGGCCGCCGCCGAATTACTCGGTTTGACCGGCAACGAAGACGCCTACATTTTGGCGTAG
- a CDS encoding extracellular solute-binding protein — protein MRIAKFAALAAAVMMGLAACGGDTGESSTKTLTVWRFGEPTADDTEIMSQVGAEFEQAKGVSVEVEWIPWPKVTEKLTAAAAGGDGPDVTEIGNTQVVTWAAQDTLLDITDQVRAWTEGQTIPKHQWANETIGGKTYAVPWLGATRGVYYRKDWFAELGIQTPKNWADLLAAAQKIKSAKAVDGFAVSATSADALHGFAPFVWGNGGQIVADEGGKWVSKLNTPQAKEALAFVTDLVKKEQVSSEGVLTKDSVEIGKMFANGSVGMFAEGPFGKGNLLATNKITDAQLGVFPLPGKTGGIAGQFAGGNDLAIWKDTGAPQLSFEYLQLLAGKKYTDAYGIKAGLLPFYPDLLAGDAYAKDPWLSNFIPAMSQARTYAVHEKWIKVEESVVQRAIKDVVTGKASVDAAADAAAKAMDETLNS, from the coding sequence GTGAGGATCGCGAAGTTCGCGGCGCTCGCCGCCGCTGTGATGATGGGGCTCGCCGCCTGTGGCGGCGACACCGGGGAATCCAGCACCAAGACCTTGACGGTGTGGCGGTTCGGCGAGCCGACCGCCGATGACACCGAGATCATGAGCCAGGTCGGTGCGGAGTTCGAGCAGGCCAAGGGCGTCAGCGTCGAAGTGGAGTGGATTCCGTGGCCGAAGGTCACCGAGAAGCTCACCGCCGCAGCCGCCGGTGGCGACGGACCCGACGTCACCGAAATCGGCAACACCCAGGTCGTCACCTGGGCCGCGCAAGACACCCTGCTCGACATCACCGACCAGGTGCGCGCCTGGACCGAGGGCCAGACCATCCCGAAGCACCAGTGGGCCAACGAGACCATCGGCGGCAAGACCTACGCCGTGCCGTGGCTGGGTGCCACCCGAGGCGTCTACTACCGCAAGGACTGGTTCGCGGAGCTCGGCATCCAGACGCCGAAGAACTGGGCCGACCTGCTCGCCGCGGCCCAGAAGATCAAGTCCGCGAAGGCCGTTGACGGTTTCGCGGTCAGCGCCACCTCCGCGGACGCGCTGCACGGCTTCGCCCCGTTCGTCTGGGGCAACGGCGGCCAGATCGTCGCCGACGAGGGCGGCAAATGGGTGTCGAAGTTGAACACCCCGCAGGCCAAGGAAGCCCTCGCCTTCGTCACCGACCTGGTCAAGAAGGAACAGGTGTCCTCGGAGGGTGTGCTCACCAAGGACTCGGTCGAGATCGGCAAAATGTTCGCCAATGGCAGTGTCGGCATGTTCGCCGAAGGTCCGTTCGGCAAGGGCAATCTGCTCGCTACGAACAAGATCACCGACGCCCAGCTCGGCGTCTTCCCGCTGCCGGGCAAGACCGGCGGGATCGCGGGCCAGTTCGCGGGCGGCAACGACCTCGCGATCTGGAAAGACACCGGGGCTCCGCAGCTTTCGTTCGAATACCTCCAACTGCTCGCGGGCAAGAAGTACACGGACGCCTACGGGATCAAGGCCGGGTTGCTGCCGTTCTACCCGGACCTGCTGGCCGGCGACGCCTACGCCAAAGATCCGTGGCTGAGCAATTTCATCCCCGCCATGTCCCAGGCCCGGACCTACGCGGTGCACGAGAAGTGGATCAAAGTCGAGGAGTCGGTGGTGCAGCGCGCCATCAAGGACGTCGTCACCGGCAAGGCCTCCGTCGACGCCGCCGCCGATGCCGCGGCGAAGGCGATGGACGAGACCCTCAACTCCTGA
- a CDS encoding carbohydrate ABC transporter permease: MHEASQDTRAYLGRRLRRLTPYAFLTPSVVVIAALLIYPIYRMVVMSTQQVGLRQVRGAPAESVGTANYQKIFDNEVFWSSLRNTLIFAALAVTATLVVGTLVGLLIHKLGKIMSGLVITAAMLAWATPRVNVAVLWKWLFDDQGGVANWLLGLLPDWLPWRDDWTGHTWFLDRTSIYFVLLLCVVWSSFPFIAVSVLAGLKSIPGELHEAARVDGAGPWRTFWSITYPLLRPVFAVLIVLSIIWDFKIFDQLFILGGGTGMSQDAYNMSLYAYSQAFASPPDMGMGSAIAVVLTAILFVLTLVYIRQIARQEELR; encoded by the coding sequence ATGCACGAGGCTTCGCAGGACACCCGCGCGTACCTCGGCCGTCGACTGCGGCGGCTGACTCCGTACGCATTTCTCACGCCGAGCGTCGTCGTCATCGCGGCACTGCTGATCTACCCGATCTATCGCATGGTCGTGATGTCGACCCAGCAGGTCGGGCTGCGGCAGGTGCGCGGCGCTCCGGCCGAGTCGGTCGGAACGGCGAACTACCAGAAGATCTTCGACAACGAAGTCTTCTGGAGTTCGCTGCGGAACACGCTGATCTTCGCGGCCCTGGCCGTGACCGCGACGCTCGTGGTCGGAACCCTGGTCGGCCTGTTGATCCACAAACTGGGCAAGATCATGTCCGGCCTGGTGATCACGGCGGCGATGCTCGCCTGGGCCACCCCCAGGGTCAATGTCGCCGTGCTGTGGAAATGGCTGTTCGATGATCAAGGCGGCGTGGCCAATTGGCTGCTCGGGCTATTGCCGGATTGGCTGCCGTGGCGCGACGACTGGACCGGGCACACCTGGTTCCTGGACCGCACGTCGATCTACTTCGTGCTGCTGCTGTGTGTGGTGTGGTCGTCGTTCCCGTTCATCGCGGTCTCGGTGCTCGCCGGCCTGAAAAGCATTCCGGGTGAGCTGCACGAGGCGGCGCGGGTGGACGGTGCCGGGCCGTGGCGCACCTTCTGGAGCATCACCTATCCGTTGCTGCGCCCGGTGTTCGCGGTGCTGATCGTGCTGTCGATCATCTGGGATTTCAAGATCTTCGACCAGCTCTTCATCCTGGGCGGCGGGACGGGGATGTCACAGGACGCCTACAACATGTCGCTCTACGCCTACAGCCAGGCCTTCGCCAGCCCACCCGATATGGGCATGGGCTCGGCCATCGCCGTCGTGCTGACCGCGATCCTTTTCGTTCTCACGCTCGTCTACATTCGCCAGATCGCACGACAGGAGGAGTTGCGATGA
- a CDS encoding carbohydrate ABC transporter permease, translating into MNRRRLGRAGVNSAAVAVILLSLFPVYWMVATALKPHGDIVSGEVDLIPDDLTFEHFAQIFSQGAGGTSIWVYLLNSVIVALGAVLIGSFFALFAATAVARFRFRGRTTFLILLIIIQMVPAEALLISLFLVVKDLGLYNQLAGLVVINVATTLPFAVWMLRTFVAAVPKELEEAAAIDGAGQFVIFVRILFPLVAPGLVATSIFSFINAWNEFIFAYTLISDHDKYTLPVSLTWFTTQKGVDWGPIMAMSTVMTIPVVLFFLLVQRRMVSGLTAGAIKG; encoded by the coding sequence ATGAACCGCCGCCGCCTCGGCCGGGCCGGGGTGAACTCCGCCGCCGTCGCGGTCATCCTGCTGTCGCTGTTCCCCGTCTATTGGATGGTGGCCACCGCGCTGAAACCGCACGGCGACATCGTTTCCGGCGAGGTCGACCTGATTCCGGACGACCTGACCTTCGAGCACTTCGCGCAGATCTTCAGCCAGGGAGCCGGCGGCACGTCGATCTGGGTGTACCTGCTCAACAGCGTGATCGTCGCGCTGGGCGCGGTACTGATCGGCTCGTTCTTCGCGCTGTTCGCGGCAACCGCGGTGGCGCGCTTCCGGTTTCGTGGTCGAACCACGTTCCTCATTCTGTTGATCATCATTCAGATGGTGCCCGCCGAGGCGCTGCTCATCTCGCTGTTCCTCGTGGTCAAGGACCTGGGCCTCTACAACCAGCTGGCCGGCCTGGTCGTGATCAATGTGGCGACGACGCTGCCCTTCGCGGTCTGGATGCTGCGCACCTTCGTCGCCGCCGTGCCGAAGGAACTGGAGGAAGCGGCGGCCATCGACGGCGCCGGGCAGTTCGTCATCTTCGTCCGGATCCTGTTCCCGCTGGTGGCGCCGGGACTCGTTGCGACGAGCATCTTTTCGTTCATCAACGCGTGGAACGAATTCATCTTCGCCTACACCCTGATCAGTGACCACGACAAGTACACCCTGCCGGTGTCGCTCACCTGGTTCACCACACAGAAGGGTGTCGACTGGGGACCGATCATGGCCATGTCGACGGTCATGACGATTCCGGTCGTCCTGTTCTTCCTCCTTGTCCAGCGCCGCATGGTGTCCGGCTTGACCGCCGGCGCCATCAAGGGATAG